CGGCCTACCGCGCTGCGGTGCTGGCTGGCCGCGCCCAAGCCCTCAAAGAGCTTTCCGCTGAAATGGAGCGGCTTGTGGTCAGAGCCAACGTCGATGCGACTTACGTCGAGGCCGCGCACAGCCTGGTCCAAAGATGGTCGGATCTCGCCTCGTGGCTGGCGGCCGCCACGCTCGAGATCCGCGACGAAGTCGCGCTGCTCAAAACCGGGACCCAGCGGTAACTGCTCAGAAAGCCCCCTTGCGCTGACTAGATGGTTTCTTTGGAACCGCGACGGCCTTCGACCTCTTGGCTATGACCATCATCCAAGAGTGAGCAGCATGGTCCTGTCGACGAACCCGTACGCTCTTGTCGTTGATGACGATGCGATCATCCGCATCGATGCCGCGCAGATACTCCAAGACGCGGGCTTTCGCACCTACGAAGCCGGGGATGGTGACGAGGCGAAGCTCGTCTTGGAAGAGTTCGGGGCTAATGTGATCCTGCTGTTTTCGGACGTCGAAATGCCAGGTTCAACCGACGGCTTCGCCCTTGCGCGGTACGCGGCTGAGAAATGGCCGGAGCTTGAGATTGTCGTGGCCAGCGGGCGTCGGAAACCGGAAGCAGGCGAGATGCCGGATTGCGCGACCTTTATTTCCAAGCCCTTCGACGATCATGTTGTACATAGCCATCTCCGGAAAAAACTGCCCGATGGAAAGAAGCCGGAACCGCTGAAGCGGGCCGTTTAATGGTCGAGACCCATATCCAGTCTCAAGCGTCACTGTCGCGGGTGAAGCTGGCTAGAAGGTCGCCGGTTTTACGAACGTCAACGCGCTTGTAAGCCGTGGTCAGAAGCATCCGCATCCGTCCAAGTTCGCAAGCGTCCTCATCACAACCGGCGTCGATCATCTCGACCGATAAAACCGAGCCGGCGTACAGGTGCAGGCTGTAGTCCATGGAGTCTGCCTCGGATCATGCTGACAGGTCTGACACCCTGCCTGCCGTTCGACCTTCCAAGCCAAATATCGCACGGTGAAGCTCGGCAGGCGAGTCGCAGGATCTCTGCCGTCCAACGCTGAACGACGCATCCCGGACTCCATCACGGCGCCTGCGAAGCGGGCGGGGAGAGCTTCCGTTGTCGACCGGCTGCCATAGGGTTCCCGACCGCCCAGAGAACACTCACGCGCACCAGAGGTAACTGGGGCCTCTCAGGGCCAAAGCCGATGTCGGGTACTGGCGCCTTGCAGCGCCAGCGCAGTCGGAGCCTCAATGGCGGAGGCCCTCCCGGGCTATGCACGGGGAGGGGCTCTTCGCTACCAGCTTGGAGATGCTGAAACCATGAAGCCTGACCTACATGCTTCAGCGAAGTCCGAGGCAAATGTCGGAAGGTTGGTCTGTGAGCGGGCCAGCCTCTGCGCCTGATGGAAGGTGCTCCGTAATGTCTTCCTCAACCCTTGGGTCGCGTCTCCGATTGGGGGAGGGGTTGGATCAGGGGTCGATCAGGGCGTTCAAGCGTCCAGCGCGCTGGTGATCGCGACGTCTCGTCCGGCGCGCCATGGTCAGCGCCTGAACCGCGGTTTGTCGGGCGCCGCGCGCTTGCCCGAAGTTCCGCAAACCCCCGCATATCCACCGATCAATCGTCAAAAGGGTCAGCCAGGTGGTTTCCATCGACGCCGTGGAGTGCGGCGTGGCTGATGGACGGATCGGACAGGACGTACAGGCGCGCAAGTTCGATGGCATCCCGATCATCTACGCCCGGCAAGAGTTCGACCGTGTTGGACAGACCGCGGCGGACGTGGAGGCGATAGATGATAAGGATGATCCTCAAAGCGGCGGAAGTTCGGGCTCAGCTAGGCTGAGGGCGAGAGGGGATGCAATTGCGGCGGTAACCGTCATCGATGAAGTGCGATGAAGTAAAATCCCGACGTGGCGTTTAGACTAGATCACCGACAGCACTCCCAAGGGCGGGATCATCCCACCAGACGAACCGCGCTCGAGCGCCATCCGACGCCGTCGGGAACCGGCACCAGCGAGCCGCTGTAGTCCGCATTGATGACCAGGATCGGGGAGCCGCGGATTTCCAGCTGTTCGGTGATCATCACGGTCCAGTCCGATGTCCCGGCAACCTGGTTCTTGCCTTCCACGATCAACTTTGAAGACGGCATGTAGATCACGCCGTTCAGCGCCTTGACGTTGTCGCTGGCCATCTTGAACTCGCTGCCGAGGCGACAGTCCTTTGGCCGCGACGGCTTGGGCGGCCCATCATCATCGTCGTCGTCGTCCTCATCATCGTCGTCTTCGTCGTCATCATCGTCTTCCGCCCCAGGCTTGGGCTTGCACCAGGCCGTCTTCGGTCGAAGTCCGACGATGACAAAGCCCGCCAGAGACCCGGAGCGACGGCCGCCGAGGGTGACCTGCGACTTGTCCAGAAAGTCGAAGCTGGAACGATCAAACACCAACGCGACATCCTGTCCCGCTAGCGTGGAGTCCGACTTCATCTCAAGGCGGCTGTTGACGAAATAGTGGTCGCCCGCCTGCAGCGTCAGCACCACGTTCTTGCCGGAGACGACGTAGTCGTCGCAGTGAATGCCCGGAGCAAGGGACCGGCTCTTGTCGACCTTCACGACCTTGGAACTGGTGCAGGCGCCCGGCACGGTGATCTTCATGTCCAGGTACGGGTCGGCGATCGGAGGCGCGCCAGTCTGCGCGGCGGGCTGGATCTGACCCGTGGCGCGTCCGACGGACTGCGTGATCGCCGCGAAGATGCGGCTGGAGGCGGCCACCTTGATGCGGTCATTCGACTGCACCATGCAGGCGGGCGACTTCAGCTGCGCGGAGCCCTCCATCTTCAGGGCGTCGCCTACGCCCTGGCCGTGACCCAGTACGCAGAGCGGCGCCATGCCCATGGAGCTGGCGGTGGCCTGGACCCCGATGTCCCATCCTCCCGGTGGAAGCATGTTGCCGAAGAAGGACATTCGCTTGGCGGCGATCTCGACCCGCAACCCGCGTCCGCCGGAGCCCCGTTCGACCACCGCGACTCCCACCGTTGCTTTGGGCGGCCGCGGGAGCGAAGCGAGTTGCGCGGCGACAAAGGCGCGGGCCCGTTCGATCGGGGCGCTGGACGCCACCCCCAGGTGAAGCTCGTTGGCGCCCGCCAGAGCCGCGCTGTCAGCCACGCCTTGCAGCCGCTGCTGATCCGCGCGCACGCTCGCCAACTCAATCGATCCAACCGTCAGCAGAACCACGACGGGGGCCACCAGCGCGAACTTCAGCGCGATGTTGCCACGACGGTCTTGCAGCAATCTGCGGCCGACGACGAGCGCGGCCGGGCGCGCAGGCTCTCCCGCTGCGCCAAGGGCTCGTGAACATGCGCCTTGCACCTGGCGCAGCAATGACAGTCGCCGACGCGGCATAGACGCTCTTTGCGGTGGGGTCGTCGCGAAGGCTTAGCAGGTACGAGTTAACGCCGCGTCGCCCTCCGGCTCTTACCCCGCGGAGGCTCGACGATCCCCAGGCTGCAGAGGCCTGTCGCGATGGCGCCCTCAGGTCACAACCTGCCCCCGCATCAGCCCATCCGGCAGCGGCCGCCCAAGCAGCCTGCGCCGCCTCCGGTAGAGGCGGAGGGTGGTCGGCGCGTGAGGTCTCGTTCTGTGTGGAAGGGGATGTAGACGGCGATGGTGAGGAACCGCTGGGCTCCGTTCTCCATGTTCCCGATGGAGCCTGAGGTCTTCCGGCGTCTCCATGGGGCCAGCTTTACTTAGGTCGATGCGTCTCGCGACAGGGCGTGAACCGATGTTCGGTTCGGAGCGGTTTGCAAGCCGCGCTCCGGTTGAGACGAGCGTGCAATCGCACCCTCACTGCATCAGAGTCGGCGCCGCAGCGGCTTGATCGCGTCTAGCGGCTGAGGCGGAGGTTGAACATCGCCCTGTGATCGACCTGGTCCTCGGCAATCCCGCTGGTGAGATCCAGACCCCACTCTGCGGTGCTGTCAGGTCCGAAGCGAGCCCCGTAGCCAAGGCCGAAGATGCTGCGGTTCCTATCGTTCACGGACTCCCAGCGGTAGTCGAAGTGCAGCCCGCCTCGGCGGCCTTCGGCGTTCAGCCTGCCTCCGAACTGATAACCGCAGACCAGCACGGACCCGTCGGCGGA
The genomic region above belongs to Brevundimonas sp. PAMC22021 and contains:
- a CDS encoding response regulator, translating into MVLSTNPYALVVDDDAIIRIDAAQILQDAGFRTYEAGDGDEAKLVLEEFGANVILLFSDVEMPGSTDGFALARYAAEKWPELEIVVASGRRKPEAGEMPDCATFISKPFDDHVVHSHLRKKLPDGKKPEPLKRAV
- a CDS encoding TadE/TadG family type IV pilus assembly protein; this translates as MLQDRRGNIALKFALVAPVVVLLTVGSIELASVRADQQRLQGVADSAALAGANELHLGVASSAPIERARAFVAAQLASLPRPPKATVGVAVVERGSGGRGLRVEIAAKRMSFFGNMLPPGGWDIGVQATASSMGMAPLCVLGHGQGVGDALKMEGSAQLKSPACMVQSNDRIKVAASSRIFAAITQSVGRATGQIQPAAQTGAPPIADPYLDMKITVPGACTSSKVVKVDKSRSLAPGIHCDDYVVSGKNVVLTLQAGDHYFVNSRLEMKSDSTLAGQDVALVFDRSSFDFLDKSQVTLGGRRSGSLAGFVIVGLRPKTAWCKPKPGAEDDDDDEDDDDEDDDDDDDGPPKPSRPKDCRLGSEFKMASDNVKALNGVIYMPSSKLIVEGKNQVAGTSDWTVMITEQLEIRGSPILVINADYSGSLVPVPDGVGWRSSAVRLVG